One genomic segment of Streptomyces sp. RerS4 includes these proteins:
- a CDS encoding multidrug efflux SMR transporter, whose amino-acid sequence MAWIHLLIASIFEVVFALGTNATDGFTKFWPSVVTLVAAAAGVYFLSLALRTLDVSVGYTIWTGVGSVGTVTLGTIIFDEELNAGKVLAFVLIIGGVLGLKLADRKSGTTQPAEPEPAPVSV is encoded by the coding sequence ATGGCCTGGATCCACCTGCTCATCGCCTCGATCTTCGAGGTGGTCTTCGCCCTCGGGACGAACGCCACCGACGGCTTCACCAAGTTCTGGCCATCCGTCGTCACCCTGGTCGCGGCGGCCGCGGGCGTCTATTTCCTGAGCCTCGCGTTACGGACGCTGGACGTCAGCGTCGGCTACACCATCTGGACGGGTGTCGGGTCCGTCGGCACCGTCACTCTCGGCACGATCATCTTCGACGAGGAGCTGAACGCGGGCAAGGTCCTCGCCTTCGTCCTGATCATCGGTGGGGTCCTGGGACTCAAGCTGGCCGACCGGAAGTCCGGGACGACGCAGCCCGCCGAGCCCGAGCCGGCGCCCGTCTCGGTCTGA
- a CDS encoding multidrug efflux SMR transporter yields MAWLFLAIAIVFEIAFALGTNATKGFTKLWPSVFTVLAAAAGVYALSLSLRTLDVAVGYTIWTGVGAVGTVVLASVLYKEKITLPKIASFAAIIAGVILLKFSAAL; encoded by the coding sequence ATGGCCTGGCTCTTCCTCGCGATCGCCATCGTCTTCGAGATCGCCTTCGCCCTCGGCACGAACGCCACCAAGGGATTCACCAAACTCTGGCCCTCCGTCTTCACCGTGCTCGCGGCGGCCGCCGGGGTGTACGCCCTGAGCCTGTCCCTGCGCACCCTGGACGTGGCCGTCGGCTACACGATCTGGACCGGCGTGGGCGCGGTCGGCACCGTCGTGCTGGCATCCGTCCTCTACAAGGAGAAGATCACCCTCCCCAAGATCGCGTCCTTCGCCGCCATCATCGCCGGCGTGATCCTGCTGAAATTCTCCGCCGCCCTCTGA
- a CDS encoding alpha/beta fold hydrolase, producing MTSELRYRQPGVVLTDHHFSVPLDHARPDGESIGLYAREVVATGKDPETLPWLLYLEGGPGFGARRFVGRQAWLERALREYRVLLLDQRGTGRSTPVSRQTLPLRGTPERQAAYLAHFRADSIVRDCEAIRPRLTGGAPWTVLGQSYGGFCTTHYLSTAPEGLTAALITGGLPSLDATADEVYRAAYPRIERKNLAHYARYPMDVEATRRIAAHLAESPTELPGGHRLTVEAFQSLGTFLGTGDGSHQLHYLLEDAFVPTPAGPALSDAFLEAVRARLSFAGHPLYALLHEPIYAQDPGAPTDWAAERVRAEHPRFDAAKSLAGDEPVLFTGESVHPWHFTTDPALAPLRETAELLAARTGWEPLYDPARLAANEVPVAAAVYHDDMYVDTAHSLRTARAIRGLRTWVTDEFEHDGVRAGGPRVLDRLLALVRDEAS from the coding sequence GTGACCTCCGAACTCCGTTACCGTCAGCCCGGTGTCGTGCTGACCGACCACCACTTCAGCGTCCCGCTGGACCACGCCCGGCCGGACGGTGAGTCCATCGGGTTGTACGCCCGCGAGGTCGTCGCCACGGGCAAGGATCCCGAGACGCTGCCCTGGCTGCTGTACCTGGAGGGCGGGCCGGGTTTCGGGGCCCGGCGGTTCGTCGGGCGGCAGGCCTGGCTGGAGCGGGCCCTGCGCGAGTACCGGGTGCTGCTCCTCGACCAGCGCGGAACCGGCCGCTCGACCCCGGTGTCCCGGCAGACCCTCCCCCTGCGCGGTACGCCCGAGCGGCAGGCCGCGTACCTCGCCCACTTCCGCGCCGACTCGATCGTGCGCGACTGCGAGGCGATCCGCCCCCGGCTGACCGGCGGCGCGCCCTGGACCGTACTCGGCCAGAGCTACGGCGGCTTCTGCACCACCCACTACCTCTCCACCGCCCCGGAGGGCCTGACCGCCGCCCTGATCACCGGTGGCCTGCCCTCGCTCGACGCCACCGCCGACGAGGTGTACCGGGCCGCGTACCCCCGCATCGAGCGCAAGAACCTCGCCCACTACGCCCGTTACCCGATGGACGTCGAAGCCACCCGCCGGATCGCCGCCCACCTCGCCGAGAGCCCGACGGAACTCCCCGGCGGCCACCGCCTCACCGTCGAGGCCTTCCAGTCGCTCGGCACCTTCCTCGGTACCGGCGACGGCAGCCACCAGCTGCACTACCTCCTGGAGGACGCCTTCGTCCCCACCCCGGCCGGGCCCGCCCTCTCCGACGCCTTCCTGGAGGCCGTCCGCGCGCGACTCTCCTTCGCCGGACACCCCCTGTACGCGCTGCTGCACGAGCCGATCTACGCCCAGGACCCGGGCGCGCCCACCGACTGGGCCGCGGAACGGGTGCGCGCCGAACACCCCCGCTTCGACGCCGCCAAGTCCCTGGCCGGCGACGAGCCCGTCCTCTTCACCGGCGAGAGCGTGCACCCCTGGCACTTCACCACCGACCCGGCGCTCGCCCCGCTGCGCGAGACCGCCGAACTGCTGGCCGCCCGTACCGGTTGGGAGCCGCTCTACGACCCGGCCCGACTCGCCGCCAACGAGGTCCCCGTCGCCGCCGCCGTCTACCACGACGACATGTACGTGGACACCGCGCACTCCCTGCGCACCGCCCGCGCGATCCGGGGCCTGCGGACCTGGGTGACGGACGAGTTCGAGCACGACGGCGTCCGCGCGGGCGGCCCCCGCGTACTGGACCGGCTGCTGGCCCTGGTCCGCGACGAGGCGTCGTAG